Within the Streptomyces sp. NBC_00440 genome, the region CCACCCCCACGCCTCGCCGACAGACGAGCAACAGAACGCCGATCCCGCCGCATCGAGTCCACACCCGCCCCTCTGCGCTCCCAGACCGAGAAGTTCGCCGCCTTCCTCCTGCTCCAGCGCGAGCAAGCCGAACACCTGGGGCTACGGCCCAACCAGCTGAAAACCATCGAGATCCGACTCGCAGCCGTCCGCGACCTGGCCCTCCACCTCCACACCGAGGGCCACACGAACTGGGCCAGTGTCACCACCGCCCACATGGAATCCTTCCTGGCCCTCAACCCGGCCCTCCGCGCATCCCGACTCGCGGGACTGCGTCAGTTCTTCGCGTACGCCCACCACGCCAAAGTCATCCTCCACAACCCGACCGACCCCATAACCGCCGTACAGCACAGGGGGTTTCACGGCCCCACCCTCACTCTGACCCAACAGCGCACCCTGTACCAGCGGTGGACCACCCACCACGACATCCACCCGCACGAGGCATTCATCGGCCTCGCCGCCCTGCTCCACGCAGCAACCATCACCGAGCTGCGCCAGCTCACTGACACCGGGATCAACCCCCATCACCACAGCGTCCACTTCCCCGGCAGATCCCTGGCCATCCCGCTCGACGACGCGACCTGGACCGCACTCCAACGCTGCCAAGAACACCGACACCAACTCGGCTCGGACAACCCCCACCTGCTCGTCACCCGGCTCACCCGCACCCACCACGGCCCCGCCGGCGCCGCTCACATCCGCGACACCCTCGCCCCTACCGGCCTCCGGCCCCGCATCCTGCGCTCTACTCGCCTGCTCACCCTCGCCGATGAACTCGACGCTAAGATCCTCACCACCTCACTGGGGATGTCCTACGCAGGAGTCGCCCACTACCGGCCCAGCCCGAACCTCACCAAGCCAATATGACGGTCCGAGCCCGGCGAACCGCTTGAGCTGCTCCTCGCAATGTCTATGTCCACCCAGGCATGGTGCCTTAGCGGTCTCTGGATCACCCCACGCCGTAGAGGGTTGCCTCCCGGCACACGGCAGGCAACCCTCCGCCGGAACTCATGCCCAGTCCACGCCCAGCTCCCGCAGTGCGTCCCGCTGCTCCTGGGCGAGCTTCTCCCGCCTCGATTTGGTGTTGGAGACCCACACACCGAGCCGGACGGCCACGGGTTCCGTCTCACCGGCGACTGTGATTTCTTCGCTGTGCCCCCTTGGTACTGGCCGGTGGGCGCCTTCCCGATCGACCCACTGCGCGAGAGCCGTCAGGCCGCGCTGGAATGCCTGCTGCGCCTTGCCCTGGCTCTTCGCCGTGGGCGCGGCCGCCGGGGCGGGAGAAGGGGCCTCAGCGCCCTTGATGCCCAGCGCGGTCAGCCGCTCGCGCTGCTCTGTGACGGAGTAGTGATCTTCAGGGGGTTGGGCTGTTCTGGTCTGGTGTTCCGTCTTTTGGGGTGGGATTCGGGACGGCTGAAGCGGTTGGGTTCGGGCGTGATGGGCCGGGGCTGGTGAGTGTGTTCGGTTTGGTTGTTCGGGCTCTTGGCCTGTGGTCCGGTAGTTGTGTGGGATTGATCTTGGTTTTCTTGTAGGTGTGGTGGCACGCCCGTAGGTGGCCGTACCAATGCGCCGGGGTGGATGGGGACTTGTGCTGGTCAGTGGCGTGTGTGGGTGAGGAAGGCCCGGAGGGGATCGTTCGCGTTGCTGGCCAGGCGGGGCAGTCCGAGTCGGTGGGCGATGAGGTTGAGGGCCTTGCCGGTGTCGCGGTGTGGCCGGTTCGGGAGGGCGGCGAGTGCGCGGGCGAGGGTGACGGTTTCCGGGTAGGTCACCAGGTCGCGGGTCAGCAGGGCGGGGGAGGCGTTGCCTGTGGTGGTCAGGTGGGGGTTGGCCTTGCAGAGCCGGGTCAGGCGGGTGTGCCAGCGGTGGGTGAGGTGTTGCTGGTGGTCGTACCAGCGGGTGGTGATGGCGCGTGCTGCGGTCCAGGCGGTGGCAGCTCGGGGGTGTCGTAGCAGGCGCTGGTGGGGGCGCGATGTGCGGCGGCGAGTTCGGGCACGCCCTGGATACGGACGCTGGTGGCGAGTCGTGGGTCGGGGGCGGCTTGGTGGTGGCGTGGGCACACCAGCCGGTGCGGCGGCCGATGAACCCAGGCGGTGTCGGTGGTGCCGTGGCTGCGGTGGCGGGTGCACAGGGCGCAGGCGCGGACGGGCTGCTGCTCGGCATCGAGCCGCTTCCAGCGCGCGGCGGCAGCGATGTGGTGGGCGTCGTCGGTGGGTACGAGGCGGGGCAGGGCGCGCGTCAGGTGGGGGAGTGGCGTGCGGGTCAGGACGGCGAGGTGCTGGGTCGCGGTGTGGTTGAGGTGGAGTTCGGCTGCGGGTGGCGTGCCGTGGCGATGGAGGGTGATGTTGGCGCCGTCGAGGAGCTGGGGCAAGGTCAGCTGGTAGGTGTCGGCGAGGCGTTGGGTGTAGGAGGCGGTTGCTTCGCCGGGCAGTGGCCGTACACGGGAGACGCCCGGTGCGGCTGACGGGATCCGCAGCCATGTCCCTGCGGCGACGATGCGCTGTGCAGCAGCGGCCCCTGCCGCGGCGCGGGTTGTGACGTCTGTCCGGCTCACGACGTGCTGGTGTTCCGGCTTCGCGGCCGGGTGCGGGGTTGGTGGTGCTGTTCGGCGAGGTGGTCGAGGCGGATGGCGTCGAGGGTGGTTTTGGTGATGCGTTCGGTGCCGTCGATGAGGGCGGTGATGGCTGCTTGGCGGATGAGGCGGGCGAGGCTGCCGATGCGGCCGGCGGTGCGCTCGTGCAGGTACGGGGCCAGCCGGGGGAGGGTTCCGGGCCGGTGATGGCGCAGATCCAGTGCGGTTTCCATGGCGGTGATGAGGTCGCGGAAGGGTTCTTCGTCGCCGAGGCGGGCGGGGAAGGGGTCGCAGTCGATGAGGGAGGCGCGTCCGGCGAGCTGGGCGCCGCGTACGCCGGTGAACAGGGGCGTGGTGGTGACGTCGATGCCGGCATAGACGAAGGTGGCGCCGATGCGTTCAGTGAGATCTTTGATCAGGTCGGCGCTCTGGGCGCCGGTGGTGGTGCGGGGGTTGAGCCGGTGGATCTCGTCGATCATCACCAGCTGGACTTTGGCGGCGGTGTAGGTGTGGCAGACAGCGTTCGTGATCTGGGTCTGGGACATGCCTGTGGTGACGGGGATGCCGAGGTAGCGGGCGAATTCGATGGCGAGGGTCTTGGCGCTGGCGGCGGGCGGGACCAGGACGTAGGCGACGGGGGCTTGTCCGGCTGCTGCCGTGGCGCCGTGGCGGCGGATGTGGGCGAGGTGGCAGGCGCGGCCGACCTGGAGCAGGGCGGTGGTTTTCCCGGCGCCGGCGGGACCGGTGACGATGAGGGAGGGCCGGGCAGTGACGGTCTGGTGGCGGCCGAGGATCATCAGGGTGCGCACGTTCTTGGCGAGGGCGTCGATGGCGGGGGTGCGCACGGTGACGAACCGCGAGTGGTAGGCCAGGCGTTCCTCGAGG harbors:
- a CDS encoding TniQ family protein, with translation MSRTDVTTRAAAGAAAAQRIVAAGTWLRIPSAAPGVSRVRPLPGEATASYTQRLADTYQLTLPQLLDGANITLHRHGTPPAAELHLNHTATQHLAVLTRTPLPHLTRALPRLVPTDDAHHIAAAARWKRLDAEQQPVRACALCTRHRSHGTTDTAWVHRPPHRLVCPRHHQAAPDPRLATSVRIQGVPELAAAHRAPTSACYDTPELPPPGPQHAPSPPAGTTTSNTSPTAGTPA
- a CDS encoding ATP-binding protein; translated protein: MTTWDGFQAFATTPVAAPPPPGTPHRSLEERLAYHSRFVTVRTPAIDALAKNVRTLMILGRHQTVTARPSLIVTGPAGAGKTTALLQVGRACHLAHIRRHGATAAAGQAPVAYVLVPPAASAKTLAIEFARYLGIPVTTGMSQTQITNAVCHTYTAAKVQLVMIDEIHRLNPRTTTGAQSADLIKDLTERIGATFVYAGIDVTTTPLFTGVRGAQLAGRASLIDCDPFPARLGDEEPFRDLITAMETALDLRHHRPGTLPRLAPYLHERTAGRIGSLARLIRQAAITALIDGTERITKTTLDAIRLDHLAEQHHQPRTRPRSRNTSTS